The following proteins are co-located in the Pseudomonas synxantha genome:
- a CDS encoding LysE/ArgO family amino acid transporter yields the protein MWQSYMNGLLVALGLIMAIGTQNAFVLAQSLRREHHLPVAALCVICDALLVAAGVFGLATVLAQSPILLAVARWGGAAFLLWYGACALRRAFSKQSLDQGASLKTRSLRAVLLSALAVTLLNPHVYLDTVLLIGTLGAQQTEPGAYVAGAASASLLWFTTLALGAAWLAPWLARPATWRLLDLLVAVMMFTVAYQLISA from the coding sequence ATGTGGCAGAGCTATATGAATGGATTGCTGGTGGCCCTCGGGCTGATCATGGCAATCGGAACGCAGAACGCATTCGTCCTCGCGCAAAGCCTGCGCCGCGAGCATCATTTGCCCGTCGCGGCCTTGTGCGTGATCTGCGATGCGCTGCTGGTGGCCGCGGGAGTGTTCGGCCTGGCCACTGTCCTGGCCCAAAGCCCGATACTGCTGGCGGTGGCGCGCTGGGGCGGTGCGGCGTTCCTGCTCTGGTATGGCGCGTGCGCGCTGCGCAGGGCCTTTTCGAAGCAAAGCCTGGATCAGGGAGCCAGCCTCAAGACCCGCTCGTTGCGCGCCGTCCTGTTGAGCGCACTGGCGGTGACCCTGCTTAACCCTCATGTGTACCTGGACACCGTCCTGCTGATCGGCACCCTGGGCGCGCAACAAACAGAGCCGGGCGCCTACGTGGCCGGCGCAGCCAGTGCGTCGCTCCTGTGGTTCACCACCCTGGCGCTCGGCGCGGCGTGGCTGGCGCCCTGGCTGGCACGCCCGGCCACCTGGCGCCTGCTGGACTTGCTGGTCGCGGTGATGATGTTCACGGTGGCCTATCAATTGATCAGCGCCTGA
- a CDS encoding superoxide dismutase, with product MAFELPPLPYAHDALQPHISKETLEYHHDKHHNTYVVNLNNLVPGTEFEGKTLEEIVKSSSGGIFNNAAQVWNHTFYWNCLAPNAGGQPTGALAEAINAAFGSFDKFKEEFTKTSVGTFGSGWGWLVKKADGSLALASTIGAGNPLTSGDTPLLTCDVWEHAYYIDYRNVRPKYVEAFWNLVNWKFVAEQFEGKAFTA from the coding sequence ATGGCTTTCGAATTGCCGCCGCTGCCCTACGCACACGATGCCCTGCAGCCGCACATCTCCAAGGAAACCTTGGAATACCACCACGACAAGCACCACAACACCTATGTCGTGAACCTGAACAACCTGGTGCCAGGCACCGAGTTCGAAGGCAAGACCCTGGAAGAGATCGTCAAGTCTTCCTCGGGCGGCATCTTCAACAACGCCGCTCAAGTCTGGAACCACACCTTCTACTGGAACTGCCTGGCGCCAAACGCCGGCGGCCAACCGACCGGCGCATTGGCTGAAGCTATCAACGCAGCGTTCGGTTCGTTCGACAAGTTCAAGGAAGAATTCACCAAGACGTCCGTTGGCACCTTCGGTTCCGGCTGGGGCTGGCTGGTGAAAAAGGCTGACGGCTCCCTGGCCCTGGCCAGCACCATCGGCGCCGGCAACCCGCTGACCAGCGGCGACACCCCGCTGCTGACCTGCGACGTGTGGGAACACGCTTACTACATCGACTACCGCAACGTGCGTCCGAAGTATGTGGAAGCGTTCTGGAACCTGGTCAACTGGAAGTTCGTGGCTGAGCAGTTCGAAGGCAAGGCCTTCACTGCCTAA
- a CDS encoding putative bifunctional diguanylate cyclase/phosphodiesterase, protein MKLELKNSLSVKLLRVALLSALIVGVALSVAQIVFDAYKTRQAVAGDAQRILDMFRDPSTQAVYSLDREMGMQVIEGLFQDDAVRMASIGHPNETMLAEKSRALQQSPSRWLTDLILGQERTFTTALVGKGPYSEYYGDLSITLDTATYGNGFIVSSVIIFISGVLRALAMGLVLYLVYHWLLTKPLSRIIEHLTSINPDRPSEHKIPQLKGHERNELGLWINTANQLLESIERNTHLRHEAESSLLRMAQYDFLTGLPNRQKLQEQLDKILTDAGRRQRRVAVLCVGLDDFKSVNEQFTYQAGDKLLLALADRLRAHSGRLGTLARLGGDQFALVQADIDQPYEAAELAQSILDDLEAEFALDHDLIRLRATIGITLFPEDGDTTEKLLQKAEQTMTLAKSRSRNRYQFYIASVDSEMRRRRELEKDLREALGREQFHLVCQPQISYRDHRVVGVEALLRWHHPEHGLVPPDLFIPLAEQNGTIIPIGEWVLDQACRQLREWHDLGFTELRMAVNLSTVQLHHTELPRVVNNLMQIYRLPPRSLELEVTETGLMEDISTAAQHLLSLRRSGALIAIDDFGTGYSSLSYLKSLPLDKIKIDKSFVQDLQDDDDDATIVRAIIQLGKSLGMQVIAEGVETAEQEAYIISEGCHEGQGYHYSKPLPARELAAYLKQSERNNAVSL, encoded by the coding sequence TTGAAGCTGGAACTCAAGAACAGCTTGTCGGTGAAGTTGCTACGGGTTGCGCTGCTGTCGGCCTTAATCGTGGGCGTGGCGCTGAGCGTGGCGCAGATCGTTTTCGATGCCTACAAGACACGCCAGGCCGTGGCCGGCGATGCCCAACGTATTCTCGACATGTTTCGCGACCCCTCGACCCAGGCCGTCTACAGCCTGGATCGCGAAATGGGCATGCAGGTGATTGAGGGCCTGTTCCAGGACGACGCGGTGCGCATGGCTTCTATCGGTCACCCCAACGAGACCATGCTCGCGGAAAAAAGCCGCGCCTTGCAGCAGTCCCCCAGCCGTTGGTTGACCGACCTGATTCTCGGCCAGGAACGCACATTCACCACTGCATTGGTCGGCAAGGGTCCTTACAGCGAGTATTACGGCGATCTGAGTATCACTCTCGATACGGCCACCTACGGCAACGGCTTTATTGTCAGTTCGGTGATCATCTTTATTTCCGGCGTCCTGCGCGCGCTGGCCATGGGCCTGGTGCTGTACCTGGTCTATCACTGGCTGCTGACCAAGCCGCTGTCACGGATTATCGAGCATCTGACCTCGATCAATCCCGACCGCCCCAGCGAGCACAAGATCCCTCAGCTCAAGGGGCACGAACGCAACGAGCTGGGACTGTGGATAAATACCGCCAACCAGTTGCTCGAATCCATCGAGCGCAATACCCACCTGCGCCACGAAGCGGAGTCGAGCCTGTTGCGCATGGCCCAGTACGACTTTCTCACCGGCCTGCCAAACCGCCAGAAGCTGCAGGAGCAACTGGACAAGATCCTCACCGACGCTGGCCGGCGGCAACGACGTGTAGCTGTACTGTGCGTGGGGCTCGATGACTTCAAGAGCGTCAATGAACAATTTACCTACCAGGCCGGCGACAAACTGCTGCTGGCCCTGGCCGACCGCTTGCGCGCCCACAGCGGCCGCCTCGGTACGCTCGCCCGCCTGGGCGGCGACCAGTTCGCCCTGGTACAAGCCGATATCGACCAGCCCTACGAAGCCGCCGAACTGGCGCAAAGCATTCTCGATGACCTGGAAGCGGAATTCGCACTCGACCATGACCTGATTCGCTTGCGCGCCACCATCGGCATTACGCTGTTCCCGGAAGATGGGGACACTACCGAGAAGCTGCTGCAAAAAGCGGAGCAGACCATGACCCTGGCCAAGAGCCGCTCGCGCAATCGCTATCAGTTCTATATCGCCAGTGTCGACAGCGAAATGCGCCGACGCCGCGAACTGGAAAAGGACCTGCGCGAGGCCCTCGGCCGTGAGCAGTTCCACTTGGTGTGCCAGCCGCAGATCAGCTACCGCGACCATCGAGTGGTCGGCGTGGAAGCCCTGCTGCGCTGGCACCACCCTGAACACGGCCTGGTACCGCCGGATTTGTTTATTCCGCTGGCGGAACAAAACGGCACCATTATTCCGATTGGCGAATGGGTGCTGGACCAGGCGTGCCGGCAACTGCGCGAATGGCATGACCTGGGTTTCACTGAACTGCGCATGGCCGTCAACCTGTCCACCGTGCAATTGCACCACACCGAGTTACCGCGGGTGGTCAACAACCTGATGCAGATCTACCGCCTGCCACCACGCAGCCTGGAGCTGGAAGTGACCGAGACCGGCCTGATGGAAGACATCAGCACAGCCGCGCAGCACCTGCTGAGCCTGCGCCGCTCCGGGGCGCTGATTGCCATCGACGACTTCGGCACCGGTTATTCATCCCTGAGCTATCTGAAAAGCCTGCCGCTGGACAAGATCAAGATCGACAAGAGCTTCGTCCAGGACCTTCAGGATGACGACGACGACGCCACGATCGTGCGCGCCATTATCCAACTGGGCAAAAGCCTGGGCATGCAGGTGATTGCCGAAGGCGTGGAGACCGCCGAGCAAGAGGCCTACATCATCTCCGAGGGCTGCCATGAGGGCCAGGGCTATCACTACAGCAAACCCCTGCCGGCACGGGAGTTGGCCGCTTATTTGAAACAGTCCGAGCGCAATAACGCAGTGAGTCTCTGA
- a CDS encoding NAD-dependent epimerase/dehydratase family protein yields the protein MKILVTGASGFIGGRFARFALEQGLDVRVNGRRAEGVEHLVRRGAEFIQGDLNDADLVRDLCRDVEAVVHCAGAVGLWGKYQDFHQGNVLVTENVVEACLKQRVGRLVHLSSPSIYFDGRDHLGLTEEQVPKRFKHPYAATKYLAEQKVFGAQEFGLEVLALRPRFVTGAGDMSIFPRLLKMQRKNRLAIVGNGLNKVDFTSVHNLNEALLSSLLAPGSALGKAYNISNGAPVPVWDVVNYVMRQMELPQVTRYQSYGLSYSVAALNEAFCAMWPGWPEPALSRLGMQVMNKDFTLDISRARHYLDYEPKVSLWTALDEFCSWWKAQDSGFK from the coding sequence ATGAAAATTCTGGTCACCGGCGCAAGCGGCTTCATCGGCGGGCGCTTTGCGCGCTTCGCCCTTGAGCAGGGCCTGGATGTGCGGGTCAACGGGCGGCGCGCCGAAGGTGTGGAACACCTGGTACGGCGTGGTGCCGAGTTTATCCAGGGTGATTTGAATGATGCCGACTTGGTGCGCGACCTGTGCCGCGATGTCGAAGCCGTGGTGCATTGTGCGGGCGCCGTCGGGCTGTGGGGTAAGTACCAGGACTTCCACCAGGGTAATGTGCTGGTCACCGAAAACGTGGTCGAAGCCTGCCTCAAGCAGCGTGTCGGCCGCCTGGTGCACCTGTCGTCGCCATCGATCTACTTCGATGGTCGCGATCACCTGGGGCTCACTGAAGAGCAAGTGCCCAAGCGCTTCAAGCATCCCTATGCCGCCACCAAGTACCTGGCCGAGCAGAAAGTCTTCGGAGCCCAGGAGTTTGGCCTTGAGGTGCTGGCCCTGCGCCCGCGTTTCGTTACCGGTGCCGGCGACATGAGCATCTTCCCGCGCCTGTTGAAAATGCAGCGCAAAAATCGCCTGGCTATTGTGGGGAACGGTCTGAACAAGGTCGACTTCACCAGCGTGCATAATCTCAATGAGGCGTTGCTCAGCAGCCTGCTCGCCCCCGGCTCGGCGTTAGGCAAGGCCTACAACATCAGCAACGGTGCGCCGGTGCCAGTGTGGGACGTGGTCAACTACGTGATGCGACAAATGGAGCTGCCCCAAGTGACCCGGTATCAATCCTACGGTTTGTCCTACAGCGTGGCAGCCTTGAATGAGGCATTTTGCGCCATGTGGCCGGGGTGGCCGGAGCCGGCGTTATCGCGCCTGGGCATGCAGGTAATGAACAAGGATTTCACCCTCGATATCAGCCGCGCCAGGCATTATCTCGACTACGAGCCCAAGGTCAGCCTGTGGACCGCGCTCGACGAATTCTGCAGCTGGTGGAAGGCCCAGGACTCGGGCTTCAAATAA
- a CDS encoding LysR family transcriptional regulator ArgP, which translates to MFDYKLLSALAAVVEQAGFERGAHVLGLSQSAISQRIKLLEARIGQPVLVRASPPTPTDIGRRLLNHVQQVRLLERDLQSQVPALDEEGMPERLRIALNADSLATWWAEAVSDFCAEQHLLLDLVVEDQTVGLKRMRAGEVAACICASERPVAGARSLLLGAMRYRALASPAFIARHFPEGVRADQLARTPALVFGPDDFLQHRYLASLGVDGGFEHHLCPSSEGFIRLTEAGLGWGLVPELQVRDQLETGALVELLPDKPIDVPLYWHHWRSGGQLLGLLTEHLAQACGQWLVPLE; encoded by the coding sequence ATGTTCGACTATAAATTGCTGTCTGCCCTGGCGGCAGTGGTGGAACAGGCCGGCTTTGAACGTGGCGCCCATGTATTGGGGTTGTCGCAGTCGGCCATCTCCCAGCGCATCAAGTTGCTGGAAGCGCGTATCGGCCAGCCGGTGCTGGTGCGCGCTTCGCCGCCGACGCCTACCGATATCGGTCGGCGCTTGCTCAACCATGTGCAACAGGTGCGCTTGCTCGAGCGCGACCTGCAAAGCCAGGTGCCGGCCCTCGACGAGGAGGGCATGCCCGAACGCCTGCGCATCGCCCTAAATGCGGACAGCCTCGCCACCTGGTGGGCAGAGGCCGTCAGCGATTTCTGCGCCGAACAGCACTTGCTGCTGGACCTGGTGGTGGAAGACCAGACGGTTGGCCTCAAGCGCATGCGTGCCGGTGAAGTGGCCGCCTGTATCTGTGCCAGCGAGCGCCCGGTGGCCGGTGCGCGCAGCCTGTTGCTGGGCGCCATGCGGTATCGCGCGCTGGCGAGCCCGGCCTTTATTGCCCGGCATTTTCCCGAGGGCGTGCGGGCCGATCAATTGGCGCGCACGCCTGCGCTGGTGTTCGGCCCGGATGATTTCCTGCAACACCGCTACCTGGCATCCCTCGGGGTGGACGGCGGTTTCGAACACCATCTATGCCCGTCATCCGAAGGATTTATCCGCCTGACGGAAGCCGGCCTGGGCTGGGGCCTGGTGCCTGAATTGCAGGTGCGTGACCAGCTGGAAACCGGCGCATTGGTCGAGTTATTGCCAGATAAGCCCATCGACGTGCCGCTGTACTGGCATCATTGGCGCAGTGGCGGGCAACTGTTGGGCCTGTTGACTGAACATCTGGCCCAGGCGTGTGGCCAATGGTTGGTGCCGTTGGAGTAG